TGACCTCCCCGACCGCTCCCGAGCCTCAGGCCGCTGAGCAGGGTGTCACCGGTCCGGGGGCGCCCCTCGAGGGGCCGGAGGGCGGGGAGCCGGCACCCGGGTCGCTGCCAGCCGCCGTCGCCGTCGCCGTCGTAGAGGTAGGGGTAGAGGTAGAGGCAGAGGCAGAGGCAGAGGCAGAGGCAGAGGCAGAGGTAGACGTAGACGTAGACGTAGACGCGGACGCGGACGCGCATGTAGCCGCAGACGCGGACGCTGGATCGGACCCGCTCGACCTCGCTGTCCCGGCCACGCCGCCGGCAGCCGTGCCGGTCACCGTCGCACCGTCGGCCGACGTGTCGCAGGCGGAGGCGCCCACGGTCGGTCCACCGCAGACCGGTGGACCGGGGACGAGCCCCGCTGGGACGCCGACGGCCGCCGCGGCGTCCGGCGACACGGCGGCGGGCGACGTGGAGGGCAGTGAGCATGCCGCGCAGGTCCGGTCGGAGTCCTCACGGTCCGGCGTCCGACCGGCCGGGGAGGTGCACAGTGCGCCCGCGCCGACTGCGGCCCCAGCGGGCCACGGCGCCGAGGCCTCGGCGCCGACCACGTCGCAGTCGGAGGCGGAGCGGGACGCCGAGCCGGCCGCCCCGGGCCAGTCGTCCGCACCGACCACCGCAGCTCCTGCCACGACCCGACACGCCGTCACGGCGCGAGCAGTGCCGACCCCGCTGCCGGTGCCGCCGGCGGACCTGGGCCTGCACGTCGCCGCCCTGAAAGGTGCTGACGGCGACCACGTCCTGCGCATGTCGCTGCACCCGGTCGAGCTCGGCGCGGTGCGTGTCGACGTCCGGGTGGACGGCGACCAGGTCACCGTCTCCGTCCTGGCCGCCAGCGATGCCGCGGTCGAGGCCGTCCGGCTGGCTATGCCCGAGCTGCGCGCCCAGCTGGAGACCGCGGGGCTGCTGGTCACGGACCTCGAGGTCGGCCCCGACCACGGCGAGGACGAGGAGACCGCAGGCCAGCACGCTGCCTCCGGCGAGGCCACGGACGGGCGCCCGGAAGAGCCCGACGCGGACCCGGCGGTCCCCGGCGTCCCGGGCACCGACGGGTCCGTGACGACAGCGCCCACCGAGCACCGTCTCGCCGAACGCGGCTCTGACGGCCACCCGCGGCGATCCATCGACGTCCGGCTGTGAGACCGGAGGACAGGAGATCAGATGATTGAGAGCAGCACCGCAGTCCCGGCGGCGCTCGCCGTCACGGCGGCCTCGTCCGCACCGGCAGCCCCCGCCGCCAAGCCGGACGACCTGGGCCAGGACGCATTCCTCCAGCTGCTGGTGGCCCAGCTGAGGTACCAGGACCCGCTGAACCCCGCGAGCAGCACCGAGTTCCTCGCCCAGACCGCCCAGTTCACGATGGTCGAGACGCTCGAGGAGATGGCGTCCACGAACGCCGAGCTGCTGTCGGCGAACCGGATGCTCGGCGCCAGCTCGCTGGTGGGCCGTGAGGTCACCTACTACGACGACGCCGTCGGCGAGGTCAGCGGCACCGTCAGCGGTGCCCGGTTCGACGCCGCCGGCGCCGTCCTCACCATCGGCGACGTCCAGGTGCCGATGGCCCGCGTCACCGCTATCGGCGCTGCCACCGGCACGCCGCCCCAGGTCTGAGAAACCCTGACAGGAGAAGAGAGATGCTGCGTTCCATGTACTCCGGAGTCTCCGGGCTCCGCGGCCACCAGACGATGATGGACGTCGTCGGCAACAACATCGCCAACGTCAACACCACCGGCTTCAAGTCGAGCTCCACGGTGTTCCAGGACGTGCTGAGCCAGACGGTTCAGGGTGCGGGTGCACCCGGCGCCGAGCTGGGCGGCACGAACCCGGCCCAGGTCGGCCTCGGCAGCCGGGTCGGCGCGATCACCCAGAACTTCGGGCAGGGCGCCGTCCAGGTGACCAACCGCGCCGAGGACCTGGCCATCGAGGGTGACGGCTTCTTCGTCGTCCAGCTGGGCGCCGAGACCCTGTACACGCGGGCCGGCAACCTCAGCTTCGACCAGACCGGCACCCTGGTGACGCCTGGCGGTGGCCGCATCCTCGGCGTCGACGGCGCGCCGGTCGTGCGGCCGGAGACCAACGGCGCCGGCGAGGGGCTGCTCTCCTACACGATCTCGCCCGACGGCACCCTCGTCGGCGTGTTCGCCAGCGGCAACGAGGACCTGGCCCAGATCGCCCTGGTGACGTTCAACAACCCCGGTGGTCTGGAGAAGACCGGCAACTCCCTGTACCGGGCCACGGTGAACTCCGGCGCCCCCGAGCTCGGTGCGCCCGGTGAGGACGGGTACGGCACCTTGGCCAGCGGGATGCTCGAGATGAGCAACGTCGACCTGGCCCAGGAGTTCACCAACCTCATCGTCGCCCAGCGCGGCTTCCAGGCGAACTCGCGGACGATCACCACCTCGGACGAGATGCTCCAGGAGCTGGTGAACCTCAAGCGGTAGCCGGGGGAGGGGCCGGCGGGTCGCTGTGACCCGGCAACTCCTCAGATTCACGACGTCCGCGTCGATGGGGAAGAGGAGAAGCGGTGGGGCGACCCGCCGGCGGCGGTCACGGACGACCGCCGACACGCCGTCCAGGGAGTGGAGTCGCCGTGATCCTCGTGTCGAGGTTGAACGGGGCGCGGTTCGCGCTGAACCCGGACCTGATCGAACGCGCCGAAGCGACCCCGGACACCGTCCTGACCCTGTCCGACGGGACCAAGCTCGTGATCGCGGAGTCGGTCCCGCAGCTCGTGGACCTGGTCCGCGACTTCCGGGCGTCGGTGCTGGCCCGGGCTCATCTGCTGGAGACGACCGGTGAGACGGCCGTGCCGTCGCCGTCGCTGCGGCTGCTGCCCGTCACGGACGAGGACTGACGATGGACCCGGCAACCATCATCGGCATCTCCGCCGCCTTCGGCGCAGTGCTGCTCTCGGTGTTCCTCGAGGGCAGCAGTCCGATGAGCATCATCCTGCTGCCACCGATGATCCTCGTGTTCGGCGGAACCCTCGGCGTGGGCCTGGCCGGCGGCCTGACCCGGGACTTCGTCGGCTCCCTCAAGTCGCTCAAGCGAGCGTTCACGGCGAAGGCGCCCCGCCCGGAGCAGCCGGTCGCGCTGATGGTGGAGCTCGCCGAGCACGCGCGTCGCAACGGCCTGCTCGCCCTCGAGGAACGGGCCCAGCGGGTCGACGACCCGTTCCTGCGCCGCGGCCTGGAGCTCCTCGTCGACGGCACCGAGCCCGACGAGCTGCACGACATCCTCGACATCGAGGTCGCGGCGGTCCGCAACGCAGGCAAGACCGACGCGCAGCTGTACGCCGACATGGGCGGCTACGCGCCGACCATCGGCATCGTCGGCACCGTGATCGGACTCGTCCACGTCCTGGAGAACCTCAGCGAGCCGGAGAAGCTCGGCCACCTCATCGCCGGAGCCTTCGTCGCCACGCTGTGGGGTGTGATGAGCGCCAACCTCATCTGGCTGCCGATCGCCAGCCGGCTCAGGCGGCTGACCGAGCTCGAGGTTCGGCAGATGGAGCTGACCGTCGCGGGAATCATGGCGATCCAGTCCGGAAGCAACCCTCGGCTCGTCGAGCGCCGCCTGCGGTCCTTCCTGCCGCCCGGCACCGTCAAGGAGGAGCAGGACCGCGCCCCGGCCGAGGAGGCGGCGTGAGCGCGCGCCGCCGCCAGGGGCCGGCCCACGAGGAGGAGGAGCACGGCAATCACGAGCGGTGGATGGTCACCTACGCCGACATGGTGACGCTGCTCATGGTGCTGTTCATCGTGCTGTTCTCGATGAGCCAGGTCGACCAGCGCAAGTACGAGCAGCTCAAAGCCGGTTTCGCCGAGCAGTTCGGCACCGGGCCCAGCCTGATGGACGGCGGGTCCGGCCTGCTGACCACAGGCGCGTCCGTCGGCGACGCGCCGCTGCAACCCGGCGTCGACGAGTACAGCCCGGAGAACCTGCAGGAGACCGTGCGGCAGGCGCTCGCCGCCCCAGCCGTGCGGCCCGGCGACGTCGAGGAGACCGACCCGGGCACAGCGGACGGCGCCGACACGTCCGCGGACGGCGCCAGCCTCGAGATGGCCTCCCTGGAGAGGGTCCGCCAGCAGATCCAGCAGGCACTGGACGCCCGAGGAATGGGCGACGCCGTCAGCTTCCGGTACGACGAGCGGGGACTCGTGGTCACCATCGTCACCGACGAGGTGCTCTTCATGCCGGGGGAGGCCGACCTGCAGAGTCACGGTCGGGAGGTGCTGGACGCCATCGGCCCCGCCCTGGCCCCGTTGCCGAACGCCGTCACCGTCGACGGGCACACCGACAACGTGCCGATCTCCACGGCGCCGTTCCCGTCCAACTGGGAGCTGTCCACCGCTCGCGCCACCACGGTGCTGCGGTACCTCCTCGACCGGCACGGGCTCGACCCGGCCCGTGCCTCCGCCAGCGGCTACGCCGACCAACGGCCGCTCGCGCCCAACGACAGCCCGTCGAACCGACAGGTCAACCGCCGGGTGGAGGTCGTCGTCCTCGCTCTTGCTCCGCTGGCCCTTGGCGAGCCCTGACCCCCGAGCCCTGACGCCCGAGCCCTGACGCCCGAGCCCTGACGCCCAGCCCGCGCCGTCCCAGGAGACCCACATGAGCACACCTACCGCCACCGCCCCCGACGAGGAGACGGGCGCCGTCACCACACCGAACCGCCGCCGCCGCCTCGTCGTCGTCGGCGGGATCGTCCTCGTCGTCGTCCTCGCCGCCGCCTGGTGGTTCCTGCTGCGGCCCTCCGACGAGGCCCACGCCGAGGAGGCACCGCAGCCGGGTGCCGTCACCACCCTGGAGCCGATCACGCTGAACCTCGCCGACGGACGGCTGCTCAAGGTGGGGCTGGCCCTGCAGCTGCCCCTCAGCGAGGGCGGTGACGAAGCAGAGGCGGAGGTCAACGGCGCGGTAGCCCTCGACCAGGCGATCACGTACTTCTCCGGCAAGACCTACGACGAGCTCATCGGCACCGACGGCCGGCAGGCCGCGAAGGCGGAGCTGTCGGCTCAGGTCGCCGAGCGGTACCACGGCGAGGTCCTCGAGGTGTACTTCACCCAGTTCCTCATGCAGTAGCGGTTCCTCATGCAGTAGCGGTTCCTCATGCAGTAGCGGCACGTCCCTCGCGCAGGAGCGGCAAAAAGGGGGACGAGGCAGACCTCAAGTCGGGGGGCCCCTGGTGCCGAAGAAGCCATCGTGCCCACGTCGGAGAACACCGCGAAGGAGCCGGGGACCGGGTTACCTCGCAGTGAGATGCCACTGGCCGAGATCGAGGGCCTGATCGCACAGGTGGAGGGGACCGCCGACGGCGACCGTCTCGAGCATGAGCCCGGGGCGGAGCGCGAGCAGGCCTCTGCGGCCTCTCGCCGCTCCGGCGGTCTCCAGGCCTTCGACTTCCGTCGCCCGCGGACCCTGAGCCGTGACCAGGTTCGCGCCTTGCACATCGTGGGGGAGACGTTCGCCCGCCAGTTCACCACGGTGCTGTCGATCTCCCTGCGGTCGGTCAGCCACGTCGGTCTCGGGCAGATCGAGCACATGGCGTACGAGGAGTACGTCCGGTCCTCACCCAACCCCACCCTGCTCACCCTCGTCGATCTCGAGCCGCTGCCGGGCACCGCACTGCTCCAGCTGCCGTCGGAGGTCACGATGGCGATCGTCGACCGGATGCTGGGCGGCACCGGCGACGGCAAGCAGCCCCAACGGGCACTGACCGACATCGAGGTCCCCCTCGTGCGCGAGGTGCTGGACCGGGTGGTGCACGAGATCGGCTACGCCTTCGAGTCCCTCAGCCACGTGCGTCCCAAAGTCACCCAGCTGGAGTCCAACCCGCACTTCGCCCAGGTGGCCGCGCCCACCGACATGATGGTCGTGCTCTCCTTGCAGATCCGGATCGGCGCGGTCGCCGGCCGCGCCAGCCTCGCCCTGCCGCACGCAGCCGTCCAGCCGGCGCTGGAGAACGTCACGAGCCAGTCGCTGTTCTCCGACCGCAGCGGCGTCGACCCGCAGCAGGCGGCGGCCGCCCTGGCCGAGCAGATGCGCTCGGCGCTGGTGGACGTCGCCGTCCGCTTCGACCCGGTCGTGCTCACCTCCGCCCAGATCGTCGACCTGCAGGTCGGGGACGTCGTCCCGCTTCGGCACCCGGTCTCCGCACCGCTCTCGGTCACCGCCGAGGGCACCCACGTCGCCTACGCAGTCTCCGGCGGCAAGGGCCGCCGCCTCGCCGCCATGATCGTCGACTCCGGGGCCCAGCCCGGCGCCGGGAAGGACAACCGATGACCGACACCCCGACCACGTCCGAGAGCACCCGCGACGCCGTCGTCGCCTGCGCCACGGCGGTGGCCCGCGGCCTGTCAGCGGCCGGCGACCTGGCGGTCGACAACCCGCTGAGCGCGGCGCTGCCGGACGAGCGGTTCCACCCCGGACCGGACGCCCGTGCCGTCGTCGCCACCCTCGAGGGTGGCCTGCGGGGGAGCCTCGTGCTGCTCCTGGCCGCCGACCTCGCTGACGGCCTGGAGAACGGGCCGGTGGGCCGACAGGACCTGGCAGGGGCGCTCGAGCCGCTGCTCGCCGACGTCCGGGACGCCCTGGAGCTGCTCGCCGGCCGCGGCGTGCAGCTGCAGGCCGCCCGCGAGGTCGACCTGGCGATCGCCCTCAGCGAGCGGGCGGCCGGTGCCAGCTTCGCTGCCGCCGGGCTCGTCGCCGACGGCGCACCGGTCGCCACCGTCGCCCTGCTGCTGACCGGCGTCGAGGCCGGGGAGCAGACGGACGACGGACCGGTCCCCGCCCAGCGCGCCGAGTCGGCGACCGGCGCCAGCAGCGGGTCGTTCCAGCCGTTCGTCGCCTCCCGGCGCCCTCCCGCCCGGGACCGCTCGCTGGACCTGCTGCACGACGTCCCGATGGGTGTCACCGCCGAGCTCGGCCGGACCCGGATGACGGTGCGCGACCTGCTCGCCCTGACCCCCGGGTCCGTCGTCGAGCTGGACCGTGCTGCGGGCAGCCCGGTCGACGTCCTCGTCAACGGCACCCTCATCGCCCGCGGCGAGGTCGTGGTGATCGACGAGGAGTTCGGCATCCGAATCGTGGAGATCGTCGGGGCGTCCGGCGACTCCGCCCGTCGCTGAGGGGCGGTAGTGGACGACGTCTCGTCCGTGGGAACGGTGCTGCGTGCCGTCCTGTCCTTCGCGGCCGTGCTGGGGCTGCTGCTCGTCGCGGCCCGGTTGCTGCGCCGGTTCTCGGGCGGGCCCGCCGCCCGCCCCGGCTCCCAGCGCGCGGTGCAGGTGCTGGACCGCTACGGCGTCGGCCGTAACGCCTCCGTCGTGGTGGTGCGCGTGGCCGACGTCCCGCTCGTCCTCGGGGTCACCGACACCCAGGTGAACCTGCTGGCCGAGCTGGACGCTGAGCGGCTCGCCGCGTACCTCGCGACGCCGGACGACCCCGGCCCCGGTGGCCCGAGGGCACAGCTGGACGTGCGCAGTGCGGTGCAGTCGCTGCGCGACCGGACCGTGCGACGCGGATGAGCGGCGTTCACCGCGCCGCCCTGGTGCTGCTGAGCCTCCTGGCCCTCGGTGCGGCCGTGCTGGTCGGCGCCGACCCCGCCGCCGCTGCCGTCGCCCCGGAGGAGCCGGCCGTCACGATCGAGCTGGACGGTGACCCGGACGCCGTCCCCAGCCAGGCCATCATCGTCATCCTCGGCCTCACCCTGCTCTCCCTGGCGCCGGCCCTGCTGGTTCTCATGACCAGCTTCACCAGGATCGCGATCGTGCTGTCGCTGACCCGCAACGCCCTCGGGCTGCAGGCGATCCCGCCGAACCCGGTGATCGTCGGGCTGGCGCTGTTCCTCAGTCTCTTCGTGATGTCACCGGTGCTGTCGGAGGTCTGGTCGGAGGGGCTGTCGCCGTTCCTCGACGGGCTCAAGGACCAGGAGACCGCCTACGCCGACGGCATCGCCCCGCTACGGGACTTCATGCTCGCCCACGTCGGCCGCGACGAGCTCGCCCTGTTCATGGACGCCAGCGGGGCGGAGCGTCCGGACACCCCGCAGGACGTGTCGATGGCCACCCTCGTCCCGGCCTTCGTCATCTCCGAGCTGAAGACCGCCTTCATCATCGGCTTCATCATCTTCATCCCGTTCCTCGTCATCGACATCGTCGTCAGCTCCACGCTGATGTCGATGGGGATGATGATGCTGCCGCCGGTGCTGATCTCCCTCCCGTTCAAGATCCTGCTGTTCGTCCTGGTGGACGGCTGGTCGCTGATCGCCCAGTCGCTGCTGAACAGCTATGCCTGACCGCCAACCACCTCAGGGACCGCCATGACCGACACCGCTGTCATCGAGATCGCCATGCAGGCGGTCATCGTCGCCGGAAAGATCGCCGGACCGATCCTGCTGGTCACCCTCGCGCTGGGCCTGCTCGTCTCGCTGTTCCAGTCGGTCACCCAGGTGCAGGAGTTCACCCTCAGCTTCGTGCCGAAGGTGCTGGGCGTGGCCGCAGTGCTGCTCCTCGGCGGCAACTGGATGCTGCACGAGATGGTGAACTTCACCCAGGGGCTCTTCGACGCCATCCCTGGTCTGATCGACGGCTGATGGTCGTCGAGGCCTCGGCGGCGCTGCTGACGAGCTTTCTGCTCGCGCTGCTGCGGACGTCGGCGTGGTTGGTCCTCGTGCCACCGTTCAACGGCCGGACGATCCCGGTCCAGGTCAAGGTCGCCGTTGCACTCGCCCTGGCGATCCCGGTGGCACCCCAGCTCGTCGACCAGGTGCCACCGCCGGAGGTGTCGGCTCTGATCGGCGCGACCCTGCTCCAGGTGCTGATGGGACTTGCGCTCGGCTTCGTCACCCTCCTGGTCTTCAGCGCCGTGCAGGCCGCCGGCGAGCTCATCGACATGCAGGTCGGGTTCAGCCTGGGCGCGATGGTCGACCCGTTGTCGGGGGTCAACCAGGCCGTGTTCGGCCGCCTCTACCAGCTGCTGGCCCTGACGCTGCTGTTCGTCATCGACGGGCACCTGCTGCTCGTGCGGGGGCTGCTCGCGTCCTTCGAGATCACTCCGTCGTGGCCGGGGGACTGGGCGCTGCTCGCCGAGCGGCTCGTGCACGACCTCGGCGCCTTCTTCGTGGCCGCCGTCCAGATCGCCCTGCCGCTGATCGCCGCGCTCTTTCTCGCCGAGGTGGTGCTCGGCCTGCTGAGCCGGGCCGCCCCGCGGATGGAGGTCTTCATCCTCGGCTTCCCGCTCAAGATCGCGCTGGCGCTGGTGCTCGTCGGTCTCACGATCCCGTTGCTGCCGGGCGCCGTGGACGCCGTGACGAACGACGCGGCCCGCGAGCACGCCCGGCTGTTCGGCGTGTTCGACGGCGGCCAGCCGACGGACGGGGGCGCGCCGTGAGCGACAAGTCCGACAAGACCGAGAAGGCCACGCCGAAGAAGCTCAAGGACGCGCGCCGGAAGGGTCAGGTCGTGCAGACCCCGGAGCTCGCGGCGTGGCTGAGCATCCTCGCGGTCACGCTGCTGCTGGAGCACACCGCCTCGTCCGTCGTCGGCAGCTTCCGGCAGACGGTCCGCGGGGTGGCCGACCTGGTGAGCGCCCCGGACATCGACGTCGCGCTGGGGCTGTTCGGCACCGCGATGCGTGACGGCCTGCTCGCCATCGCGCTCCTCGTCGGGGTGCTGGCTGTGATCGGCACCGTCGCCAGTCTCGCCCAGGTCGGCGTCGCGTTCACGCCGGCGGCGCTCAAGCCCCAGAAGAGCCGGGTGAGCCCGGTGCAAGGGATCAAGAGGCTCTTCGGCGCCAAGGGGCTCTGGGAGGCCGGGAAGTCGGTGCTCAAGCTCGCCGTCCTGGCCGCGGTGGGCTACCAGACGCTCGCCTCGGTCCTGCCCCGCCTGGTCGACATCGACGGGCTGAGTATCCAGGGCGGCGTGGCCCTCGCCGCAGACGCCACGGTGACGCTCATGCGCAACACCGCGATCGCCGGCCTCCTGCTGGCCGCCGTCGACTACGCCGTGCAGAAGCGGAACTTCGCCAAGGACATGCGGATGAGCATGCGGGACGTCAAGCAGGAGATGAAGCAGTCAGAGGGTGACCCGCACGTCCGAGGCGCGATCCGTCAGCGCCAGCTGCAGATGTCCCGCAACCGCATGATGGCCGACGTCGCCGGGGCGGACGTGGTCGTGGTGAACCCGACGCACGTCGCCGTGGCGCTGAAGTACCACCCGGAACGGGGAGCGCCACGTGTGGTGGCCAAGGGGTCCGGCGAGATCGCGGCCGCCATCCGCCGTCGCGCCCAGGAGCACCGGGTGCCGATAGTCCGCGACGTCCCGCTGGCGCGCTCACTGGCCGCCGGCTGCGAGGTGGGGGACGAGGTGCCACCGCAGCTGTACACCGCGGTGGCTCGCGTCCTCGCGTTCATCTACTCGCTGCGCCGCCGAGGGGCCTCCCCGGTCGGCACCCACGAGCTCACTGCCTACGGGGCCGGGGCGCGCTAGGGTCGGGCGTGTGCTCGTACTGACCCGCCGGCTCCACGAGAGCATCGTGATCGGGGCCGACGTCGTCGTCACGGTCCTGGAGGTGCGTGGCGACCAGGTCCGGCTAGGAGTGCGAGCGCCTCGTGACGTCACCGTCCACCGGGAGGAAGTGCACGCCGAGGTGGAGGCGGCCAACCAGGAGGCGGCGTCCTCCGCCTCCCGGCTGGAGCGGCTTGCCGAGTCGCTGCGACCGCCCAGTACCTGAGCGCGTCACGGCGTCAGGGCCCCGTCGGCCAGCCCGGCGAGGACGCCGCGTGCCTCCGGCTCCGGGACGACGATGCTCGTGCCGGCGGCCGTCGTCCCCGGCCGGGACGGGACGACGGTGTTGGGTACCCGCGCCGGGTCTGCCGTCAGCACGGCTCCGGCAAGGGTGAGCACCTGCTCGGCGGTGAGGTCGGTGACGAGGTGCGGGTCGGCGGCCTCGATGAGCCCGGGCACCGCCAGCGGTCCGGCGGACTGGACGGCCGCGCCCGCGGCGAGCAGCACGGTGCCGCCGTTGAGCTGGCGGTCGATGTCCCCGCGGGGCTGGGTCATCCGGGTCCGTGCGTAGGCCAGGGCGTCCTCGCCGTCCAGGAGGAGCTCACCGGCGGGCAGGTCCAGCTTGGCGAACCGGTCCACCAGGGCACGGTCGAGGGTGAGCTCGACCCCGCCCAGCGCGTCGACGACGGCGACGAAGCCCTCGAAGCCGGTGACCACCTGCCCCTCGAGGTCCAGGCCGGTGAACGACTCCAGCGCCTGCAGCTGCGCGTCCGGGCCGCCACGCGCCAGCTCACTGTTGATCTTGCCCTCACCGCCGGTCGTCAGCGGCACCCACGTGTCGCGGGGGATGCCGAGCACACCCCCGGCTCCGGTCCCGTCCACCCCCACGACGTGCAGGCTGTCGGCGCGGGCCCGCGCCGGGTCCTGCCCGGGGCGGGCGTCGGAGCCGACGACGGCGAGAAGCCGGGGGACCGGGCCGACGGACGGCTCCGGGACGGCGAGGGAGGGCCACCAGCCGCCGACGACCCGCCAGCCGTCCCCGCCGTCCACGGCGAGCGTGACGTCCTGGCGGTCGCTCGGCCCGGCGACGACCACGGCCACCCGTTCCTGCCGCCACGTCCCCGTCGCACCCTCGGCGCGCACCTCGTCGTCCGCCGGGGCGCGGTCGGCCAGTGCCTCGGCGGCGGTGGCGGACGCCGGCACCTGGGCGCCGGTGTAGAGGTCGGTGAGGACGGCGGTCAGGTCCTCCGGGACGCCGGTGACCGTCACCGCCGCGTCCGCGGACGGCGCTGCTGACGTCACTGCTGACGTCGCCGCGGGCGGCGACGTGGCGCCGGAGGGGACGGGGGCGGACCCGTCGCCGGAGCACGCGCCGACCGCGAGCGCCACGGCGAGCAGGACGGCACCGGACCGGGCGCCGGCGGGAGCGAGCACCCCCCGAGAGTACGGCCGGCCGCACTACAGTCCTGGTGTGGTTGGTGAGGCGTCCGGAGCCGAGCCCTCCGTCGTCGTGGGCGCGGTGCTCGCCGCCGGAGTGCTGTTCGTCGTGGCCGGGATGGGCGCCAACCGGCTGCTGCGTCCCAGCGTGCCGACGCCGGCGAAGTCGACGACGTACGAGTGCGGCGTCGACCCGGTCGGCACCGGCCGGGCGCACACCCGGGTCCGCTACTACCTCTACGCGTACCTGTTCCTCGGCGTGCTGGCGGTCGGGCTGCTGCACGCGTGGCGGCGGGGGGTGCTGCGGTGGCAGTAGACCTGCCCACTCCCGGCGTCGGGCCGCTGCAGCGGGTGACCGGGGACCCGGTGCGCGTCGTGCTGAACTGGGGACGCCGGTACAGCCTGTGGGTGTTCAACTTCGGACTCGCCTGCTGCGCCATCGAGTTCATCGCCGCGTCGATGGCCCGGCACGACTTCATCCGGCTCGGCGTGATCCCGTTCGCGCCCGGCCCACGCCAGGCCGACCTCATGGTCGTCTCCGGCACGGTGACCGACAAGATGGCCCCCGCCATCAAGCGGCTGTACGAGCAGATGCCCGAGCCCAAGTACGTCATCTCGTTCGGGGCGTGCTCGAACTCCGGCGGACCGTACTGGGACTCGTACTGCGTGACGAAGGGCGTCGACCAGATCATCCCGGTCGACGTCTACGTACCCGGGTGTCCGCCGCGGCCCGAGGCGCTCCTGCAGGGCATCGTCGCCCTGCAGGACAAGATCGCCGACGAGCACCTCGGCGAGCGGTACACCGGTGGCACGCCGTGAGCGACGTCCGCGACGCGCTCGCCGAGGTCGTCGGGGGACCGGTCGAGCAGGAGGACGCGACCGGCACCCCGTGCTACGTCGTCCCCCGCCAGGCGTGGGGTGCCGCCCTGCGGCACGCCCGGGACGCACTGGGCCACGACCTGTTCGACTGGCTGTCCGCGGTGGACGAGCCGGACGCCGACCCGCCGGCGGTCGACGTCGTCGTCCACCTCGTCGCCAGCGGCACGACGGGAGGTGGTGGGCTGCGGCGGATGCTGCTGCGGACCCGGCTGCCCGCCGACGACCTCGTGCTGGAGTCGGTGACCGGGCTGTGGGCCGGCGCGGCGTGGCACGAGCGGGAGACGTTCGAGATGTTCGGGGTGGAGTTCACCGGGTTCACCGACCCCTCCGGGCTGGGTCTGCGCCCCCTGCTGCTGCCCGACGGGTTCGAGGGCACGCCGCTGCGCAAGTCGTTCCAGCTCGCCGCGCGGGCGGCCCGGCCGTGGCCGGGCGCCAAGGAGCCCGGTGAGGG
This DNA window, taken from Kineosporiaceae bacterium SCSIO 59966, encodes the following:
- a CDS encoding flagellar hook capping protein; the encoded protein is MIESSTAVPAALAVTAASSAPAAPAAKPDDLGQDAFLQLLVAQLRYQDPLNPASSTEFLAQTAQFTMVETLEEMASTNAELLSANRMLGASSLVGREVTYYDDAVGEVSGTVSGARFDAAGAVLTIGDVQVPMARVTAIGAATGTPPQV
- a CDS encoding flagellar hook-basal body complex protein; the encoded protein is MLRSMYSGVSGLRGHQTMMDVVGNNIANVNTTGFKSSSTVFQDVLSQTVQGAGAPGAELGGTNPAQVGLGSRVGAITQNFGQGAVQVTNRAEDLAIEGDGFFVVQLGAETLYTRAGNLSFDQTGTLVTPGGGRILGVDGAPVVRPETNGAGEGLLSYTISPDGTLVGVFASGNEDLAQIALVTFNNPGGLEKTGNSLYRATVNSGAPELGAPGEDGYGTLASGMLEMSNVDLAQEFTNLIVAQRGFQANSRTITTSDEMLQELVNLKR
- a CDS encoding flagellar FlbD family protein → MILVSRLNGARFALNPDLIERAEATPDTVLTLSDGTKLVIAESVPQLVDLVRDFRASVLARAHLLETTGETAVPSPSLRLLPVTDED
- a CDS encoding flagellar motor protein, producing MDPATIIGISAAFGAVLLSVFLEGSSPMSIILLPPMILVFGGTLGVGLAGGLTRDFVGSLKSLKRAFTAKAPRPEQPVALMVELAEHARRNGLLALEERAQRVDDPFLRRGLELLVDGTEPDELHDILDIEVAAVRNAGKTDAQLYADMGGYAPTIGIVGTVIGLVHVLENLSEPEKLGHLIAGAFVATLWGVMSANLIWLPIASRLRRLTELEVRQMELTVAGIMAIQSGSNPRLVERRLRSFLPPGTVKEEQDRAPAEEAA
- a CDS encoding flagellar motor protein MotB — protein: MSARRRQGPAHEEEEHGNHERWMVTYADMVTLLMVLFIVLFSMSQVDQRKYEQLKAGFAEQFGTGPSLMDGGSGLLTTGASVGDAPLQPGVDEYSPENLQETVRQALAAPAVRPGDVEETDPGTADGADTSADGASLEMASLERVRQQIQQALDARGMGDAVSFRYDERGLVVTIVTDEVLFMPGEADLQSHGREVLDAIGPALAPLPNAVTVDGHTDNVPISTAPFPSNWELSTARATTVLRYLLDRHGLDPARASASGYADQRPLAPNDSPSNRQVNRRVEVVVLALAPLALGEP
- a CDS encoding flagellar basal body-associated FliL family protein yields the protein MSTPTATAPDEETGAVTTPNRRRRLVVVGGIVLVVVLAAAWWFLLRPSDEAHAEEAPQPGAVTTLEPITLNLADGRLLKVGLALQLPLSEGGDEAEAEVNGAVALDQAITYFSGKTYDELIGTDGRQAAKAELSAQVAERYHGEVLEVYFTQFLMQ
- a CDS encoding flagellar motor switch protein FliM, producing the protein MPTSENTAKEPGTGLPRSEMPLAEIEGLIAQVEGTADGDRLEHEPGAEREQASAASRRSGGLQAFDFRRPRTLSRDQVRALHIVGETFARQFTTVLSISLRSVSHVGLGQIEHMAYEEYVRSSPNPTLLTLVDLEPLPGTALLQLPSEVTMAIVDRMLGGTGDGKQPQRALTDIEVPLVREVLDRVVHEIGYAFESLSHVRPKVTQLESNPHFAQVAAPTDMMVVLSLQIRIGAVAGRASLALPHAAVQPALENVTSQSLFSDRSGVDPQQAAAALAEQMRSALVDVAVRFDPVVLTSAQIVDLQVGDVVPLRHPVSAPLSVTAEGTHVAYAVSGGKGRRLAAMIVDSGAQPGAGKDNR
- the fliN gene encoding flagellar motor switch protein FliN; its protein translation is MTDTPTTSESTRDAVVACATAVARGLSAAGDLAVDNPLSAALPDERFHPGPDARAVVATLEGGLRGSLVLLLAADLADGLENGPVGRQDLAGALEPLLADVRDALELLAGRGVQLQAAREVDLAIALSERAAGASFAAAGLVADGAPVATVALLLTGVEAGEQTDDGPVPAQRAESATGASSGSFQPFVASRRPPARDRSLDLLHDVPMGVTAELGRTRMTVRDLLALTPGSVVELDRAAGSPVDVLVNGTLIARGEVVVIDEEFGIRIVEIVGASGDSARR
- the fliO gene encoding flagellar biosynthetic protein FliO — its product is MRAVLSFAAVLGLLLVAARLLRRFSGGPAARPGSQRAVQVLDRYGVGRNASVVVVRVADVPLVLGVTDTQVNLLAELDAERLAAYLATPDDPGPGGPRAQLDVRSAVQSLRDRTVRRG